One Curtobacterium sp. MCLR17_032 genomic window carries:
- the cydC gene encoding thiol reductant ABC exporter subunit CydC: protein MTSTTGREARTGSVLRLALPRGRGWTKAVAAGVLSALCGVALLAASGYLITRAAEHPPILYLTLVMVGVRAFALGRAVFRYVDRLAGHDASFRQLAVVRTEMYRRLASVAPAGLGSTGRGDLMTRLVTDTDRLQDLPIRVVGPLVSAGVTALLSVVAVAFVSVPAALVLLLALVVAALVGTVVTAAVARRSDIETAADRGRVADLVLDTVRTLDVFVAYGTLEERLTHIARLDDRVTRAVRRRGAVESLVGALVGLVGGAAVIGVLAVGAPAVVSGALDGPLWALAVFVPLALFEVVGGVPLAVLTLRRVRAAADRVEQVVPAELPAGLVPEPEDAADAEDLVVPATVTVRVRGLSVRWPGASTPAVDGVSFDLQPGEVVVLSGPSGSGKTTLVDALVRFVDHTGSYTLDGTEARDLHPDAVRARIGLIEQDPFVFDQSVRQNLLFARETATDDELLAVLDRVGLGDWVRRRGGLDAGVGERGSLVSGGQAHRLALARALLHAFPVLVLDEPTADIDPDLGDSVLRDLVTAARAAGRTLLVVSHVPVPADLVDRTLRMRDGRLLDG from the coding sequence ATGACCAGCACCACCGGCCGGGAGGCCCGCACCGGGTCCGTCCTCCGGCTCGCCCTGCCCCGTGGTCGCGGCTGGACCAAGGCCGTCGCCGCCGGCGTCCTCAGCGCGCTCTGCGGCGTCGCCCTGCTCGCGGCGAGCGGCTACCTCATCACCCGGGCCGCCGAGCACCCGCCGATCCTCTACCTGACGCTCGTCATGGTCGGCGTCCGCGCCTTCGCACTCGGGCGTGCCGTGTTCCGCTACGTCGACCGGCTGGCCGGGCACGACGCCTCGTTCCGGCAGCTCGCCGTCGTCCGCACCGAGATGTACCGACGGCTCGCCTCGGTCGCACCCGCCGGGCTCGGGTCGACCGGGCGTGGCGACCTGATGACCCGGCTCGTCACCGACACCGACCGGCTGCAGGACCTGCCGATCCGGGTCGTCGGGCCACTCGTGTCGGCGGGCGTCACCGCACTGCTCTCCGTCGTCGCCGTCGCGTTCGTCTCCGTGCCGGCCGCCCTCGTGCTGCTGCTGGCCCTCGTCGTCGCCGCCCTGGTCGGGACGGTCGTCACCGCGGCCGTCGCCCGCCGCTCGGACATCGAGACCGCGGCCGACCGCGGGCGCGTCGCCGACCTGGTCCTCGACACGGTCCGCACGCTCGACGTCTTCGTCGCCTACGGGACGCTGGAGGAACGACTCACCCACATCGCCCGTCTCGACGACCGGGTCACCCGGGCGGTCCGCCGCCGGGGTGCCGTCGAGTCGCTCGTCGGTGCGCTCGTCGGGCTGGTCGGCGGGGCCGCGGTCATCGGTGTGCTGGCCGTCGGCGCCCCGGCGGTCGTCAGCGGCGCCCTCGACGGTCCGCTCTGGGCGCTGGCGGTGTTCGTGCCGCTCGCCCTGTTCGAGGTCGTCGGCGGGGTCCCGCTCGCCGTCCTGACGCTCCGGCGTGTCCGGGCCGCCGCCGACCGGGTCGAGCAGGTCGTCCCCGCGGAACTGCCGGCCGGGCTCGTGCCGGAGCCCGAGGACGCCGCCGATGCCGAGGACCTCGTCGTGCCGGCCACCGTCACGGTCCGGGTCCGTGGCCTGTCCGTCCGTTGGCCGGGCGCGTCGACCCCGGCGGTCGACGGGGTCTCGTTCGACCTGCAGCCCGGCGAGGTCGTCGTGCTCAGCGGCCCGAGCGGGTCCGGCAAGACGACCCTCGTGGACGCCCTCGTCCGCTTCGTCGACCACACCGGCAGCTACACCCTGGACGGGACGGAGGCGCGGGACCTGCACCCCGACGCCGTCCGCGCCCGCATCGGGCTGATCGAGCAGGACCCGTTCGTCTTCGACCAGTCCGTCCGGCAGAACCTGCTCTTCGCCCGCGAGACCGCGACCGACGACGAACTGCTCGCCGTGCTCGACCGGGTCGGGCTCGGCGACTGGGTCCGCCGACGTGGGGGACTCGACGCCGGAGTGGGGGAGCGCGGCTCGCTCGTGTCCGGTGGTCAGGCCCACCGACTGGCACTGGCCCGCGCGCTCCTGCACGCGTTCCCGGTCCTGGTGCTCGACGAACCGACCGCCGACATCGACCCCGACCTCGGCGACAGCGTGCTCCGCGACCTCGTGACGGCCGCCCGCGCGGCCGGACGGACCCTCCTCGTCGTGTCGCACGTGCCGGTGCCCGCCGACCTCGTCGACCGGACCCTGCGGATGCGGGACGGACGCCTGCTCGACGGGTGA
- the leuS gene encoding leucine--tRNA ligase → MTIEQHVEDPHTYDFRRIQQKWQARWEELGLFTADPDDKRPRKYILEMFPYPSGDLHMGHAENWALGDFVARYWRQQGFNVLHPIGWDSFGLPAENAAIKRGVDPKEWTYANIAQQKASFKRYAPSFDWSTEIHTSDPEYYKWNQWLFLKMYEKGLAYRKDSWVNWDPVDQTVLANEQVLPDGTSDRSGAVVVKKKLTQWYFGITDYADRLLDDLNQLEGRWPSKVIAMQRNWIGRSVGADVDFVIEGRDEPVTVFTTRPDTIHGVTFLVVAPDSDLAAELVADPSVDDATRAAFQDYLVATQKTSDIDRQNADRPKTGVPLGRWAIHPLTGERLPLWAADYVLADYGHGAVMAVPAHDQRDLDFARAFDLPVKVVVDTNAAVTGAIPVIPEGATLDDFDVPTLDPVATGEALTGAGRMINSGPLDGMSKQHAITAAISLLDERGTGRAAKTYRLRDWLISRQRFWGTPIPIIHGEDGTEYPVPEDQLPVVLPPTEGLDLKPKGTSPLGGATDWVNVPNPVDGTPAKRDADTMDTFVDSSWYFLRFLSANDDTQAFDPALVNKWAPVDQYIGGVEHAILHLLYARFVTKVLFDLGYLDFTEPFSALLNQGMVLSGGSKMSKSKGGVSLGDELDAHGVDAIRLVMGFAGPPEDDINWEDVSPAASARFLARAYRIAVDVTSTPDAVWSTGDRTVRQATHRFLADAPGLMESFKFNVVIARLMDLVNVTRKAIDSGPGAADPAVREAAETIALGLSVFAPYTGEEMWQTLGYDAPVATFGWRKADPTLLVQESLTAVVQVNGKVRDSFEVSKSIEADELEQLARSSHAVQRYIGDREIVKVIVRAPKLVNIAIKG, encoded by the coding sequence GTGACCATCGAGCAGCACGTCGAGGACCCGCACACCTACGACTTCCGGCGCATCCAGCAGAAGTGGCAGGCGCGGTGGGAAGAGCTCGGCCTCTTCACCGCCGACCCCGACGACAAGCGCCCGCGCAAGTACATCCTCGAGATGTTCCCGTACCCCTCCGGCGACCTGCACATGGGCCACGCCGAGAACTGGGCGCTCGGGGACTTCGTCGCGCGCTACTGGCGCCAGCAGGGCTTCAACGTGCTGCACCCGATCGGCTGGGACTCGTTCGGCCTGCCCGCCGAGAACGCCGCCATCAAGCGTGGTGTCGACCCGAAGGAGTGGACCTACGCGAACATCGCGCAGCAGAAGGCCTCCTTCAAGCGCTACGCCCCGTCGTTCGACTGGTCGACCGAGATCCACACCTCGGACCCCGAGTACTACAAGTGGAACCAGTGGCTGTTCCTCAAGATGTACGAGAAGGGCCTGGCGTACCGGAAGGACAGCTGGGTCAACTGGGACCCGGTGGACCAGACCGTCCTGGCCAACGAGCAGGTCCTGCCCGACGGCACCTCGGACCGCTCCGGCGCCGTCGTCGTCAAGAAGAAGCTGACGCAGTGGTACTTCGGGATCACCGACTACGCGGACCGGCTGCTCGACGACCTGAACCAGCTCGAGGGCCGGTGGCCGTCGAAGGTCATCGCGATGCAGCGCAACTGGATCGGCCGCTCGGTCGGCGCGGACGTCGACTTCGTCATCGAGGGCCGTGACGAACCGGTCACCGTCTTCACCACGCGCCCGGACACCATCCACGGCGTGACCTTCCTGGTCGTCGCCCCGGACTCCGACCTGGCCGCCGAACTCGTCGCGGACCCGTCCGTCGACGACGCCACCCGTGCCGCGTTCCAGGACTACCTGGTCGCGACGCAGAAGACCTCGGACATCGACCGGCAGAACGCCGACCGCCCGAAGACCGGTGTACCGCTCGGCCGCTGGGCGATCCACCCGCTGACCGGGGAGCGCCTGCCGCTCTGGGCCGCCGACTACGTGCTGGCCGACTACGGCCACGGCGCAGTGATGGCCGTGCCCGCGCACGACCAGCGCGACCTGGACTTCGCCCGCGCCTTCGACCTGCCCGTCAAGGTCGTCGTCGACACCAACGCCGCCGTGACCGGTGCGATCCCCGTCATCCCGGAGGGGGCGACGCTCGACGACTTCGACGTCCCCACGCTCGACCCGGTCGCCACCGGCGAGGCCCTGACGGGTGCCGGTCGGATGATCAACTCCGGGCCGCTCGACGGCATGAGCAAGCAGCACGCCATCACCGCGGCCATCAGCCTGCTCGACGAGCGGGGCACCGGCCGCGCCGCCAAGACCTACCGTCTGCGCGACTGGCTCATCTCGCGTCAGCGCTTCTGGGGCACCCCGATCCCGATCATCCACGGCGAGGACGGCACCGAGTACCCGGTGCCCGAGGACCAGCTGCCCGTCGTGCTGCCCCCCACCGAGGGCCTCGACCTCAAGCCCAAGGGCACCTCGCCCCTGGGCGGCGCGACCGACTGGGTGAACGTCCCGAACCCGGTCGATGGCACGCCCGCCAAGCGCGACGCCGACACGATGGACACGTTCGTCGACTCGTCGTGGTACTTCCTGCGCTTCCTGTCCGCGAACGACGACACGCAGGCCTTCGACCCGGCGCTCGTCAACAAGTGGGCACCCGTCGACCAGTACATCGGTGGCGTCGAGCACGCGATCCTGCACCTGCTCTACGCGCGCTTCGTCACGAAGGTGCTCTTCGACCTCGGCTACCTCGACTTCACCGAGCCGTTCTCGGCGCTGCTCAACCAGGGCATGGTGCTCTCTGGCGGCTCGAAGATGTCGAAGTCGAAGGGCGGCGTCTCGCTCGGTGACGAGCTCGACGCCCACGGTGTCGACGCGATCCGCCTGGTGATGGGCTTCGCCGGACCGCCCGAGGACGACATCAACTGGGAGGACGTCTCGCCGGCGGCCTCCGCCCGGTTCCTGGCACGTGCCTACCGGATCGCCGTCGACGTCACTTCGACGCCCGACGCCGTCTGGTCCACCGGTGACCGCACCGTCCGGCAGGCGACGCACCGCTTCCTGGCGGACGCCCCCGGGCTCATGGAGTCGTTCAAGTTCAACGTCGTGATCGCGCGGCTCATGGACCTGGTGAACGTCACCCGCAAGGCGATCGACAGCGGCCCCGGTGCCGCCGACCCCGCCGTCCGCGAGGCCGCTGAGACCATCGCCCTCGGCCTCAGCGTCTTCGCGCCCTACACCGGCGAAGAGATGTGGCAGACGCTCGGGTACGACGCCCCGGTCGCGACGTTCGGGTGGCGGAAGGCCGACCCGACGCTGCTCGTGCAGGAGAGCCTGACTGCCGTCGTGCAGGTCAACGGCAAGGTGCGCGACTCGTTCGAGGTGTCGAAGTCGATCGAAGCCGACGAGCTCGAGCAGCTCGCGCGGTCGTCGCACGCGGTGCAGCGGTACATCGGGGACCGGGAGATCGTGAAGGTCATCGTCCGGGCGCCGAAGCTGGTCAACATCGCGATCAAGGGGTAG
- a CDS encoding helix-hairpin-helix domain-containing protein, whose amino-acid sequence MSRFTLSPRAALLLVGVVGVLALGVIVSGWWGGGRGGGTDEPGVSIVTGAPTAGTPGPPGTASAPSSAPASAPPAASGSASAAPDVAVLYVVGAVEHAGVVRVAADARVTDALTAAGGAAADADLSRLNLARPVVDGERLYVPRIGEAEVPAELPPGGGAGAGAGAGGSGSGADGAGGGAGAAAQVVDLNTADATALETLPGIGPALAERILAWRDEHGGFRSVEDLLEVSGIGEGRFAELQDRVTV is encoded by the coding sequence ATGTCCCGGTTCACGCTGTCTCCCCGCGCTGCCCTCCTGCTGGTGGGGGTAGTCGGCGTGCTCGCGCTCGGGGTCATCGTCTCCGGGTGGTGGGGCGGCGGTCGTGGGGGTGGCACGGACGAGCCCGGAGTGTCCATCGTCACGGGAGCGCCGACCGCTGGAACCCCGGGTCCGCCCGGGACGGCGTCGGCGCCTTCCTCGGCGCCTGCTTCGGCACCCCCGGCTGCGTCCGGGTCGGCGTCCGCAGCGCCGGACGTCGCCGTGCTGTACGTCGTCGGGGCGGTCGAGCATGCCGGGGTCGTCCGCGTCGCCGCCGACGCCCGGGTGACGGACGCCCTGACGGCTGCCGGGGGAGCAGCTGCGGACGCCGACCTGTCTCGCCTCAACCTGGCGCGCCCGGTGGTCGACGGGGAGCGGCTGTACGTGCCGCGGATCGGCGAGGCGGAGGTGCCCGCCGAGTTGCCGCCCGGCGGTGGTGCCGGTGCTGGTGCCGGTGCCGGCGGCTCGGGGTCTGGGGCCGACGGGGCGGGTGGCGGTGCGGGAGCGGCTGCGCAGGTCGTGGACCTCAACACCGCGGACGCCACCGCGCTCGAGACACTGCCCGGGATCGGCCCGGCTCTGGCGGAGCGGATCCTCGCCTGGCGCGACGAGCACGGCGGCTTCCGGTCGGTCGAGGACCTGCTCGAGGTCAGCGGCATCGGCGAGGGCCGGTTCGCCGAACTGCAGGACCGGGTGACGGTGTGA
- the holA gene encoding DNA polymerase III subunit delta, whose product MPAKKPARAAAKIDQIPWSAIRPAPVVLVTGAETFLAERSIGMLRDLLVGEDPALEVHDLEADQYAPGLLSTLASPSLFGEPRLVRVTNVEKCTDAFITETISYLQNPADDVTLVLRHGGGVRGKKLLDTIRSGVGGGIEVQCDEIKRDTDRIDFVNAEFRAARRKIAPSAVRTLVAAFADDLAELAAACRQLLADEAAEITDRTVDKYYGGRVETNAFKVADIALAGRSAPAIVELRHALATGEAPVPIVAAFASKIRTMAKVSSFRGSSGQAASALGMAPWQVQRAQRDVAGWSEAGLANAIMSIATADAAVKGGSRDAHFALEVMVRTIARRGEER is encoded by the coding sequence ATGCCCGCCAAGAAGCCCGCACGCGCCGCAGCGAAGATCGACCAGATCCCGTGGTCGGCGATCCGCCCGGCCCCGGTCGTCCTGGTCACCGGCGCCGAGACGTTCCTGGCGGAGCGGTCGATCGGCATGCTCCGCGACCTGCTCGTCGGCGAGGACCCGGCGCTCGAGGTGCACGACCTCGAGGCGGACCAGTACGCCCCCGGACTGCTGTCGACCCTGGCGAGTCCCTCCTTGTTCGGTGAGCCCCGACTCGTCCGGGTCACGAACGTCGAGAAGTGCACCGACGCCTTCATCACCGAGACGATCTCCTACCTGCAGAACCCGGCCGACGACGTCACCCTGGTGCTCCGGCACGGCGGGGGAGTCCGGGGCAAGAAGCTCCTCGACACCATCCGCAGCGGGGTCGGCGGCGGCATCGAGGTGCAGTGCGACGAGATCAAGCGCGACACCGACCGGATCGACTTCGTCAACGCCGAGTTCCGCGCTGCCCGACGGAAGATCGCCCCCTCCGCCGTGCGCACCCTCGTGGCCGCCTTCGCCGACGACCTGGCCGAACTCGCCGCAGCGTGCCGACAGCTCCTCGCCGACGAGGCTGCTGAGATCACCGACCGCACCGTCGACAAGTACTACGGCGGCCGCGTCGAGACGAACGCGTTCAAGGTCGCTGACATCGCCCTGGCCGGACGATCCGCGCCGGCCATCGTCGAGCTCCGGCACGCCCTGGCGACGGGCGAGGCCCCGGTGCCGATCGTCGCCGCGTTCGCGAGCAAGATCCGCACGATGGCGAAGGTCAGTTCCTTCCGCGGGTCGAGCGGCCAGGCGGCCTCGGCGCTCGGCATGGCGCCGTGGCAGGTACAGCGAGCCCAGCGCGACGTCGCCGGCTGGAGCGAAGCGGGCCTCGCGAACGCCATCATGAGCATCGCGACCGCCGACGCCGCGGTGAAGGGCGGATCCCGCGACGCCCACTTCGCGCTCGAGGTGATGGTCCGCACCATCGCCCGACGCGGCGAGGAGCGCTGA
- the rpsT gene encoding 30S ribosomal protein S20, producing the protein MANIKSQLKRIKTNQKATDRNKAYKSELKTYIRHTNEAIATGDKDKAVAALSLAAKKLDKAVSKGVIHKNQAANRKSAIAKKVSAL; encoded by the coding sequence ATGGCGAACATCAAGTCGCAGCTCAAGCGCATCAAGACCAACCAGAAGGCCACCGACCGCAACAAGGCGTACAAGTCGGAGCTCAAGACGTACATCCGCCACACCAACGAGGCGATCGCCACGGGCGACAAGGACAAGGCCGTTGCCGCCCTGTCGCTCGCGGCGAAGAAGCTCGACAAGGCCGTGAGCAAGGGTGTCATCCACAAGAACCAGGCCGCGAACCGCAAGTCGGCCATCGCGAAGAAGGTCTCGGCTCTCTGA
- a CDS encoding aminotransferase class I/II-fold pyridoxal phosphate-dependent enzyme, protein MPSLAPRIDTVPPSGIRRVFEQAALLDDVTMLVIGEPDVPVAKHIGDAARRAWAEDRTDYGPNGGIPQLRHAIQDKLRRENRVEADLEQIWVTVGATQALFTAMTLVLSPGDEVLVPDPGYTTFTMNAHIIGADPVPYQLSPAHGFEPDLAALEARITDRTRAIIVNSPSNPLGTVFGEQTLRDLLALAKRHDLWVISDEVYEYFTYGTRHVSLASLDEDDRVFSAFSLSKTYAMTGVRVGYLVTPKGLGPTMRTVQESIISCVAEPDQWAALAAIVGDHSSVQDAREHYRENLEIATGVLDAAGIRYNDPQGAFYLWIDVSHATQGDVAEWALAFLQRERVAVAPGSAFGRTGEGWIRVCLAASAEDLRHGLGALPVPTAGTHATDAPATDARATDARATDAPATDAPATGA, encoded by the coding sequence ATGCCGTCCCTCGCACCCCGCATCGACACCGTCCCGCCGTCGGGCATCCGCCGGGTGTTCGAACAGGCAGCCCTGCTCGACGACGTGACGATGCTCGTGATCGGCGAGCCGGACGTCCCGGTCGCGAAGCACATCGGTGACGCCGCACGTCGCGCGTGGGCCGAGGACCGCACCGACTACGGGCCGAACGGCGGCATCCCGCAGCTGCGGCACGCGATCCAGGACAAGCTCCGTCGCGAGAACCGCGTCGAGGCGGACCTCGAGCAGATCTGGGTCACGGTGGGCGCGACCCAGGCGCTGTTCACCGCGATGACGCTCGTGCTCTCGCCCGGCGACGAGGTCCTGGTGCCGGACCCCGGCTACACGACCTTCACGATGAACGCCCACATCATCGGTGCGGACCCGGTGCCGTACCAGCTGTCGCCGGCGCACGGGTTCGAGCCCGACCTCGCGGCCCTGGAGGCGCGGATCACCGACCGCACGCGCGCCATCATCGTGAACTCCCCGTCCAACCCCCTCGGCACCGTCTTCGGCGAGCAGACGCTGCGGGACCTGTTGGCGCTCGCGAAGCGCCACGACCTGTGGGTGATCAGCGACGAGGTCTACGAGTACTTCACCTACGGCACCCGGCACGTCAGCCTGGCGTCCCTCGACGAGGACGACCGGGTCTTCTCGGCGTTCTCCTTGAGCAAGACGTACGCGATGACCGGGGTGCGGGTCGGCTACCTCGTCACGCCGAAGGGCCTCGGCCCGACGATGCGGACCGTGCAGGAGTCGATCATCAGCTGCGTCGCGGAGCCCGACCAGTGGGCGGCCCTCGCGGCGATCGTCGGCGACCACTCGTCGGTGCAGGACGCCCGCGAGCACTACCGCGAGAACCTCGAGATCGCAACCGGGGTACTGGACGCCGCCGGCATCCGCTACAACGACCCACAGGGCGCGTTCTACCTGTGGATCGACGTCTCGCACGCCACCCAGGGTGACGTCGCCGAGTGGGCCCTGGCGTTCCTCCAGCGCGAACGGGTGGCGGTCGCGCCGGGCAGTGCGTTCGGCCGGACCGGTGAGGGCTGGATCCGGGTCTGCCTGGCGGCGTCGGCCGAGGACCTGCGTCACGGACTCGGCGCGCTGCCGGTCCCCACCGCCGGAACCCACGCGACGGACGCCCCAGCGACGGACGCCCGAGCGACCGACGCCCGAGCGACGGACGCCCCAGCGACCGACGCCCCGGCGACAGGCGCCTGA